TACGCGGTTGATACCTACGACTTTGTGTTTAACCTCAGTTGTTTCGGTAGCTTTTATTTTTTTATCGTTCTGCATGATTTGCAATGTTTTTTAAAATTTTAACCCGCCTTCACGAGCGCCTTCAGCGATTGCTTTGACTCGTCCGTGATATAAATAGCCTCCGCGATCAAACACAACTCCCTCAATTCCTGCGGCTAATGCGCGCTCTGCAATTAATTTTCCAACCAACTTAGACGAATCCACCTTGCACATTTGCTGAGATGAAATAGCCGGCTCTTTAGATGATGATGAAGCTAATGTAATGCCATTCAAATCGTCAATCAACTGACAATAAATGAACTTATTGCTTCTAAATACCGATAATCTGGGCAATTCTGATGTGCCGGAAACTTTTTTCCGGATTCTGTATCGAATTTTTTGCCTCCTCAGTGTTTTATTGAACGCCATATAATCAGGGAACCTTTAATTTAATATATGAAATATGCTTAAAAAGCAATCAACGAAACTATTTTTTACCTTTACCTCCACCTTTACCGGCAGATTTACCGGCTTTACGCCTGACAAGCTCTCCTGTAAACCGGACACCTTTACCTTTATAAGGTTCTGGTTTGCGCAAGCCGCGGATTTTGGCGGCAACTTGGCCTAACAACTGTTTATCATTGCTTTCCAAAATAACCGTTGGGTTTTGTCCTTTTTCAGAAAGTGTAGATACTTTGATCTCGCGAGGCACTACAAAATAAATTGGATGAGAAAAGCCTAATGCCAATTCTAATACCTGGCCTTTATTGCTTGCCCTATACCCTACACCAACTAATTCCAATTGTTTTTTAAAGCCTTCAGAAACACCACTTACCATATTGTTTAATAACGACCGGTAAAGCCCGTGCAATTCACGATGGCGTTTTTGGTTAGTTGGGCGATTGACAGTAACTACTCCGTCTTCCATCTTAATCTCTATATCCGGATCAATTGCCTGATGCAATTCGCCCTTAGGACCTTTGACTATCACTTTACTTGCCGATTTATCATATTTAAAATCTACTCCTTTGGGGAGGGTAATCGGCATTTTTCCTATACGAGACATTCTAGTAAACTTTAAAAAATTAGTAAACAAAACACAATACCTCGCCGCCAACATTCAGGTTACGAGCTTCCTTATCAGTCATTACTCCTTTGGAAGTGGAAACAATAGCAATTCCTAATCCATTCATCACCCTTGGTAAATCATCCGAACCTTTATATTGTCTTAATCCCGGACGGCTAAAACGTATGAGTTTAGTAATGGCAGATTCTTTGGTATATGGATCATATTTTAACGCTATTTTAATAGCGCCTTGTCCATTTTCTGTTTCTTCAAACTTATAACGGTGAATATAGCCTTGCTCATACAAAATCTCTGTCATTCTCTTTTTCAAATTAGAAGACGGAATTTCGACCACCCGATGCCGGGCCATAATGGCATTGCGGATACGCGTTAAAAAATCACCTATGCTGTCTGTTACTGCTGACATATCTGATAACTGAATATTAAATGCGCCAAAGCGCGAATGAACAGGTTTAATAAATTTACCAACTCGCTTTTCTTACTCCCGGAATTTTACCATAAGAGGCCAATTCTCTGAACTTCAAACGTGAAATTCCAAAGTGCCGGATAAATGCCCTTGGTCGTCCTGTCAAGCTGCATCTGTTTCGCAAGCGAACAGGTGAAGCATTTCGGGGCAGTTTGTCTAACTCATCGTAGTTGCCTTCTGCTTTGAGTTTTGCCCTTTTCTCGGCATATTTAGCAACAAGTTGCTCACGTTTAAGTTGTCTGGCTATAATGGAAATCTTAGACATCGGCTTGTTCGGTTTTTTTGTTTTTGAATGGCATTCCCAATTCTGAAAGCAAAGCATACGCTTCTTTATCGCTTTTGGCAGAGGTAACAAAAGTTACGTCATACCCACAAATTCGGCTGATTTTATCAATTTCTATTTCAGGGAAAATAATTTGTTCAGTAACTCCCATAGTATAGTTTCCACGTCCATCAAAACTTTTATCATTGATGCCCCGAAAATCGCGAACCCGCGGTAAAGCTATGGTAACCAAACGGTCTAAAAATTCCCACATAATATCTCCTCTAAGAGTCGTTCTGACACCGATGGGCATTTCCTCGCGCAATTTAAAATTTGAAATTGACAAACGCGCTTTGGTAGGTACAGCTTTTTGCCCGGCGATTGTTGTAAGCTCTTTAATAGCTGTATCTATCAGTTTTTTATCAGCTACTGCTGCGCCTACACCCTGATTGATGCAAATCTTCAAAAGCTTCGGTACTTGCATCACTGAAGTGTAATTAAACTGTTCTTTTAATTTGCTGACAACAGTTTTTCTATATGTTTCTTTAAGTCTTGGTGTGTAAGTCATTAGTTTAGTTCCTCCCCACTTTTTTTAGCGTAACGGATAATTTTCCCTTCATTAACTTTTCGCCCAACTCTGGTTGGTTTTCCTGATTTTGGGTCAACCAACATCAGATTAGATAAAGTAATGGGGGCTTCCATTTCAATAATTCCACCATTAGGGTGTTTTGCAGAAGGTTTGGCATGTTTAACCACCATATTCACTCCTTCAACAATAGCCTTCCCTTTCTCAGTATCAATAGACAACACTCTACCGGAAACTCCTTTGCTGTCCCCTGCAATAACGATGACGTTATCACCTTTTTTTATTTTAAATTTTGGCTTAAAGCGCTTTTGCAGTTTAGGCCTGTTTTGACTTTTCATAGATCAAAATTTCTGTCTTTTTATAAAAACACCAACTATTACTTAAATGACTTCAGGGGCTAACGAAGCAATCCTGGTAAATCCCCTGTCACGCAATTCACGGGCAACAGGTCCAAAGATACGTGTTCCACGCAAATCACCGGCATTGTTTAACAAAACAACCGCGTTATCATCAAACCTGATATAGCTTCCATCTTTGCGACGAACCTGCTTCTTAGTTCTGATAACAACTGCTTTGGAAACAATTCCTGCTTTAACGTTTCCAGATGGAAGTGCGTCTTTTACACTAACGACAATTTCATCTCCCAAAGAAGCATATCGTTTTCTTGTTCCTCCTAAAACCCTAATACATAGCACCTCTTTGGCACCGCTATTGTCTGCTACTCTGAGTCGGCTTTCTTGTTGAATCATGGCACTTATTATTTTGCTCTTTCAATAATTTCCACTAATCGCCAGCTTTTGGTTTTACTTAGCGGACGGGTCTCCATAATGCGCACTACATCTCCAATGTTACACTCGTTTTTCTCGTCGTGTGCGGCATATTTTTTACTCTTTTTAATAAATTTTCCATAGATAGGATGTTTTACCTTCCTTTCTACCAAAACGGTAATGGTTTTTTGCATTTTATTGCTGGCTACCACACCTGTACGCTGCTTTCGCAAATTCCTTTCTGTCATTGTCATCTTATGCAGATTTTACTTTTATGATATGCTATGCGTTACGCTTGGTTTTTAATTTCTCTGGCGCGTAACTCGGTTTTAATGCGGGCAATATCTCTTCTGAGCTTCAACAGCACGTTGGTGTTTTCAATAGGAGATACGGCATGGTTAAACCGGAGTTTTTGCAACCGCATTACTTCTTCTCTTTCCTTATCCAATAGTTCGTCGGTGGAAAGATCTTTAAAATTGATTTTTACTTTTTTCGCCATGACTTCTACAAAAAGTTATTATTCCTGAAAATCTCTTCTAACAATAAATTTGGTCTTGATGGGAAGCTTTTGAGAAGCCAAACGCAAAGCTTCCTGAGCTATTTCCAAGGACACACCTTCGATTTCAAACATAATTCTGCCGGCTTTTACAACTGCCACCCATTGATCGTGCGCACCTTTACCTTTACCCATCCGCACTTCTAAAGGTTTTTTGGTAATGGTTTTATCAGGAAAAATTCTGATCCATACCTTTCCCTCTCTTTTCATGTAACGCGTCAACGCTACCCGTGCAGACTCAATCTGTCTGTTGGTTATCCAATAACTGTCCAAAGACTTTAATCCGAAAGAGCCGAAAGCAAGAGAAGCGCCTCTGTGAGCATCTCCTTTCATTCTGCCCTTCTGCATTTTCCTGTATTTTGTCCTTTTGGGCTGTAACATCGTTTGTTCTTTTTAATGGCCTCTCTTTAAAGGCCGGCACTCTGAAAAATTATACTACAATAAATTTCTTCTTAACTATTCTGTCCTTTGCGACGATTGTTATTATTATTTCCCATTCCGCCGCTTCTGGGTCCTCGTTTTTTGTCTTTTGACGATTGTTCAGGAGCTAAATCGCGTTTCACTAAAATTTCTCCCCGGCAAATCCACACTTTAATGCCAATTTTACCATAAACCGTTTGGGCTTCTTTCAAAGCATAATCTATATCTGAACGAAAAGTATGGAGCGGCGTTTTGCCGTCTTTTATCTCTTCGCTACGAGCCATCTCTGCACCACCTAAACGACCGGAAATTCTAACTTTTATTCCCTCTGCACCTGCTCTCATAGTTGCACCGGTTGCTGTTTTAATTGCACGGCGATAATTGACCCTGGACTCAATTTGTTTGGCTATATTTTCTGCAACTATGCTGGCATCTAAATCCGGTGTCCGGATTTCGGAGATGTTTATCTGAACATCTTTTTTGGTCAGCCTTTTTAATTCATCTTTTACACGGTCAACCTCTCCACCACCTTTTCCAATGATAATACCCGGTCTTGATGTGTGAATGTAAATGGTTACTCTTTTAAGAGTGCGCTCGATTACAATTCTTGCAATACCGCCTTTAGCGATACGCGCATTCAGATATTGTCTGATTTGCTCGTCTTCGCGTAGTTTTTCCGGAAAAGTAGAGGGGGGTGAAAACCAATTGGAATCCCAACCTCTGATGTATCCTAACCTATGTGATATTGGGTTTACTTTCTGTCCCATAAATTTGTTTATTTCTTA
This is a stretch of genomic DNA from Sphingobacteriales bacterium. It encodes these proteins:
- the rplR gene encoding 50S ribosomal protein L18; the encoded protein is MAFNKTLRRQKIRYRIRKKVSGTSELPRLSVFRSNKFIYCQLIDDLNGITLASSSSKEPAISSQQMCKVDSSKLVGKLIAERALAAGIEGVVFDRGGYLYHGRVKAIAEGAREGGLKF
- the rplF gene encoding 50S ribosomal protein L6 → MSRIGKMPITLPKGVDFKYDKSASKVIVKGPKGELHQAIDPDIEIKMEDGVVTVNRPTNQKRHRELHGLYRSLLNNMVSGVSEGFKKQLELVGVGYRASNKGQVLELALGFSHPIYFVVPREIKVSTLSEKGQNPTVILESNDKQLLGQVAAKIRGLRKPEPYKGKGVRFTGELVRRKAGKSAGKGGGKGKK
- the rpsH gene encoding 30S ribosomal protein S8; the encoded protein is MSAVTDSIGDFLTRIRNAIMARHRVVEIPSSNLKKRMTEILYEQGYIHRYKFEETENGQGAIKIALKYDPYTKESAITKLIRFSRPGLRQYKGSDDLPRVMNGLGIAIVSTSKGVMTDKEARNLNVGGEVLCFVY
- the rpsN gene encoding 30S ribosomal protein S14 → MSKISIIARQLKREQLVAKYAEKRAKLKAEGNYDELDKLPRNASPVRLRNRCSLTGRPRAFIRHFGISRLKFRELASYGKIPGVRKASW
- the rplE gene encoding 50S ribosomal protein L5 yields the protein MTYTPRLKETYRKTVVSKLKEQFNYTSVMQVPKLLKICINQGVGAAVADKKLIDTAIKELTTIAGQKAVPTKARLSISNFKLREEMPIGVRTTLRGDIMWEFLDRLVTIALPRVRDFRGINDKSFDGRGNYTMGVTEQIIFPEIEIDKISRICGYDVTFVTSAKSDKEAYALLSELGMPFKNKKTEQADV
- the rplX gene encoding 50S ribosomal protein L24, coding for MKSQNRPKLQKRFKPKFKIKKGDNVIVIAGDSKGVSGRVLSIDTEKGKAIVEGVNMVVKHAKPSAKHPNGGIIEMEAPITLSNLMLVDPKSGKPTRVGRKVNEGKIIRYAKKSGEELN
- the rplN gene encoding 50S ribosomal protein L14; the protein is MIQQESRLRVADNSGAKEVLCIRVLGGTRKRYASLGDEIVVSVKDALPSGNVKAGIVSKAVVIRTKKQVRRKDGSYIRFDDNAVVLLNNAGDLRGTRIFGPVARELRDRGFTRIASLAPEVI
- the rpsQ gene encoding 30S ribosomal protein S17 produces the protein MTERNLRKQRTGVVASNKMQKTITVLVERKVKHPIYGKFIKKSKKYAAHDEKNECNIGDVVRIMETRPLSKTKSWRLVEIIERAK
- the rpmC gene encoding 50S ribosomal protein L29, producing the protein MAKKVKINFKDLSTDELLDKEREEVMRLQKLRFNHAVSPIENTNVLLKLRRDIARIKTELRAREIKNQA
- the rplP gene encoding 50S ribosomal protein L16, coding for MLQPKRTKYRKMQKGRMKGDAHRGASLAFGSFGLKSLDSYWITNRQIESARVALTRYMKREGKVWIRIFPDKTITKKPLEVRMGKGKGAHDQWVAVVKAGRIMFEIEGVSLEIAQEALRLASQKLPIKTKFIVRRDFQE
- the rpsC gene encoding 30S ribosomal protein S3; this translates as MGQKVNPISHRLGYIRGWDSNWFSPPSTFPEKLREDEQIRQYLNARIAKGGIARIVIERTLKRVTIYIHTSRPGIIIGKGGGEVDRVKDELKRLTKKDVQINISEIRTPDLDASIVAENIAKQIESRVNYRRAIKTATGATMRAGAEGIKVRISGRLGGAEMARSEEIKDGKTPLHTFRSDIDYALKEAQTVYGKIGIKVWICRGEILVKRDLAPEQSSKDKKRGPRSGGMGNNNNNRRKGQNS